One region of Brachyhypopomus gauderio isolate BG-103 chromosome 9, BGAUD_0.2, whole genome shotgun sequence genomic DNA includes:
- the LOC143522604 gene encoding uncharacterized protein LOC143522604 isoform X2, with amino-acid sequence MDSSNVEVDSDIFDELLKSSGVFFKAEECYGTHTEVTFLESSSSSDWSPSPSCASQGSSSGSDSTRILESTKTRRRQLIEGPLDGNVARDNVRAALCSKLGGKEILEEYEKTSTIRDVTRRKMVNILVADMVESHGRVPPVNVWKLYALGITTLFPKLSDPDSKNGYSGSGYLSWRLKTVQRTSAQDRKKSNTTFQEGPKTPRNILSDEKQLTGDECREAISMMKHSSDTILVKNKMKATFQHRQRVIQDPDSASIVLDLFPRFLDTPGLIDQDFSMIFGEEVSVKFLSKWPTFFKPRVIADCCKNLTPSPHVDELLLSAQQESDDGVWHSEEWDSKMAAILLLLHLLPPTVKGKKGGKMSASEATRRLIKFMKVGTSMETFLKETGPNQPFLLGVGERSNCIQDFYIILDQKAIPCRMQTPVAAFDELFKAHYAFAVSYDDALSSFFIFIQTTVYGIDVSKVKESPRVKEIRARLLHCEF; translated from the exons GTACCCATACTGAGGTGACGTTCTTAGAGAGCTCATCTTCATCAGACTggtcaccatcaccatcatgtgCATCCCAAGGGTCATCATCAGGTTCTGACTCAACACGGATACTGGAATCTACAAAGACTCGGAGAAGACAGCTGATTGAAGGACCCCTGGATGGCAACGTTGCAAGAGAT AATGTTagagctgctctgtgttcaaaGCTTGGTGGAAAAGAAATACTAGAAGAGTACGAGAAAACAAGCACCATCAGAGATGTTACAAGAAGAAAGATGGTAAACATTCTTGTGGCAGATATGGTGGAGAGCCATGG GAGGGTACCTCCGGTAAATGTGTGGAAACTCTATGCACTTGGGATTACAACACTTTTCCCTAAATTGAGTGACCCAGATTCTAAGAATGGCTAT AGTGGTTCCGGCTACCTATCGTGGAGGCTGAAAACTGTTCAGCGGACCTCTGCTCAAGACCGCAAGAAATCCAATACAACTTTCCAAGAGGGCCCCAAGACTCCACGCAATATCCTTTCAGATGAGAAGCAGTTGACCGGTGATGAATGCAGGGAAGCCATATCTATGATGAAACACTCAAGTGATACAATCCTTGTCAAAAATAAGATGAAGGCCACATTCCAGCACAGGCAAAGAGTGATTCAAGACCCAGATAGTGCTTCTATTGTCCTGGATCTCTTTCCCAGATTCTTAGATACACCTGGCTTG ATCGACCAAGACTTCTCAATGATCTTTGGTGAGGAGGTGTCTGTTAAATTCCTCTCCAAGTGGCCAACATTTTTCAAACCGAGAGTCATCGCAGATTGCTGCAAGAACCTAACCCCAAGTCCACATGTTGATGAGTTGCTTCTGTCTGCACAACAAGAGTCTGATGATGGTG TCTGGCATTCTGAGGAGTGGGATTCTAAGATGGCTGCCATCCTGCTTCTGCTTCACCTCTTGCCTCCAACAGTTAAAGGCAAGAAGGGTGGCAAGATGAGTGCATCAGAGGCTACTCGACGCCTGATCAAGTTCATGAAG GTGGGAACAAGCATGGAGACCTTCCTTAAAGAAACTGGCCCCAATCAGCCCTTCCTGCTCGGTGTTGGAGAAAGAAGCAACTGCATCCAGGACTTCTACATCATACTGGACCAGAAGGCCATTCCCTGCAGGATGCAGACCCCGGTTGCTGCCTTTGATGAGCTCTTCAAGGCGCATTATGCTTTTGCTGTGTCGTATGATGATGCCCTGTCCAgcttcttcatcttcatccaAACCACTGTGTATGGCATTGACGTCAGCAAAGTGAAAGAAAGTCCTAGGGTAAAAGAAATCCGAGCAAGGCTTCTTCACTGTGAGTTTTGA